Proteins encoded together in one Streptomyces umbrinus window:
- a CDS encoding WhiB family transcriptional regulator, translated as MDWRHNAVCREEDPELFFPIGNTGPALLQIEEAKAVCRRCPVMEQCLQWALESGQDSGVWGGLSEDERRAMKRRAARNRARQASA; from the coding sequence ATGGACTGGCGTCACAACGCCGTTTGCCGCGAGGAAGACCCCGAGCTCTTCTTCCCCATCGGCAACACCGGTCCTGCGCTGCTGCAGATCGAGGAAGCCAAGGCCGTCTGCCGTCGCTGCCCCGTCATGGAGCAGTGCCTGCAGTGGGCGCTCGAGTCCGGCCAGGACTCCGGCGTCTGGGGTGGTCTCAGCGAGGACGAGCGCCGCGCCATGAAGCGCCGCGCCGCCCGCAACCGGGCCCGCCAGGCATCCGCCTGA
- a CDS encoding sensor histidine kinase: MPSMNDLVRQHTALGDSDLEWLHLLVSEWQLLSDLSFADLVLWVPTRDGTRYVSVAQMRPNTGPTSYQDDMVGHLVPRGRRPMLDAALDEGRIVREGDPEWREEVPVRVESIPVRREGRVLGVIARNTNLLTVRTPSRLELTYLQSASDLAQMIAAGSFPFPNQQVDMDASPRVGDGLIRLDAEGIVQYASPNALSAYHRLGLAADLVGHHLGKTTAELAPSRGPVDEALAKVASGWAPREFEIESADGVIQLRAIPLKPKGTRVGSLVLLRDVTELRRRERELITKDATIREIHHRVKNNLQTVAALLRLQARRIESDRGREALEEAVRRVGSIAIVHETLSQNLDERVEFDEIADRVLAMVAEISPGKVVGRRTGRFGILDAEVATPLSMVLTEILQNALEHGFREGDRGTVEVSAVRGGSTKEARLLVTVQDDGIGLPEGFDPHRSGNLGLQIVRTLVEGELGGTFDMVRAPERGTQVVLDIPVVPHK; this comes from the coding sequence GTGCCCTCCATGAACGACCTCGTCCGCCAGCACACCGCCCTCGGTGACTCCGACCTCGAGTGGCTGCACCTGCTGGTCTCGGAGTGGCAGCTGCTCTCCGACCTCTCCTTCGCGGACCTCGTCCTGTGGGTTCCCACCCGTGACGGCACCCGCTATGTCTCGGTCGCCCAGATGAGGCCCAACACCGGCCCCACCTCGTACCAGGACGACATGGTCGGCCACCTCGTCCCGCGCGGCCGCCGCCCCATGCTGGACGCGGCCCTGGACGAGGGCCGGATCGTGCGCGAGGGCGACCCGGAGTGGCGCGAGGAGGTTCCCGTCCGGGTCGAGTCGATCCCCGTGCGCAGGGAGGGGCGCGTCCTGGGCGTCATCGCCCGCAACACCAACCTCCTCACCGTGCGCACGCCCTCGCGGCTCGAACTCACCTATCTGCAGAGCGCGTCCGACCTCGCACAGATGATCGCGGCCGGCTCCTTCCCGTTCCCCAACCAGCAGGTCGACATGGACGCCTCGCCGCGGGTGGGTGACGGCCTGATCCGGCTGGACGCGGAGGGCATCGTCCAGTACGCGTCACCGAACGCGCTGTCGGCGTACCACCGTCTCGGTCTCGCCGCCGACCTGGTCGGCCACCACCTCGGCAAGACCACGGCCGAACTCGCCCCGTCCCGCGGCCCGGTGGACGAGGCGCTGGCCAAGGTCGCCAGCGGCTGGGCGCCCCGCGAGTTCGAGATCGAGAGCGCCGACGGCGTGATCCAGCTGCGCGCCATCCCGCTCAAACCCAAGGGCACGCGGGTGGGTTCGCTCGTACTCCTGCGTGATGTGACCGAACTGCGGCGCCGCGAGCGGGAGTTGATCACCAAGGACGCGACCATCCGGGAGATCCACCACCGCGTGAAGAACAACCTCCAGACGGTCGCGGCCCTGCTCCGCCTCCAGGCCCGCCGTATCGAGTCCGACCGGGGCCGTGAGGCGCTCGAAGAGGCCGTGCGCCGGGTCGGATCGATCGCCATCGTGCACGAGACTCTCTCCCAGAATCTGGACGAGCGCGTGGAGTTCGACGAGATCGCCGACCGAGTGCTCGCCATGGTCGCCGAGATCTCCCCGGGCAAGGTCGTCGGCCGGCGCACCGGACGCTTCGGCATACTCGACGCCGAGGTCGCGACCCCGCTCTCCATGGTCCTCACGGAGATCCTGCAGAACGCGCTGGAGCACGGCTTCCGGGAGGGCGACCGCGGCACGGTCGAGGTGTCCGCGGTCCGCGGCGGCAGCACCAAGGAGGCCCGCCTCCTGGTCACCGTCCAGGACGACGGCATCGGTCTGCCCGAGGGCTTCGACCCGCACCGCTCGGGCAACCTGGGCCTGCAGATCGTACGGACGCTGGTGGAGGGGGAGTTGGGCGGAACCTTCGACATGGTCCGCGCCCCCGAGCGCGGAACGCAGGTCGTCCTGGACATTCCCGTGGTGCCCCACAAGTGA
- a CDS encoding TetR/AcrR family transcriptional regulator: MVSSHDIKDVAGQASKPRGRPRSFDRETALEKAILAFWEHGYEATSVSDLTQVMGIGAPSLYAAFGDKRSLFDEVVREYGERYGSFGDRAFAEEPTARAGVERMLREAAAEYTEPGRPHGCLIVHAATNCTTSEVEESLRERRNANIAAIESRIRSGVAAGELPADTDAAALARHAGAMIQGMSQQARDGATKEELEALAELAMRIWPRS; encoded by the coding sequence ATGGTGAGCAGCCACGACATCAAGGACGTCGCCGGCCAGGCCTCGAAGCCTCGCGGCCGCCCCCGCTCCTTCGACCGCGAGACCGCGCTGGAGAAGGCGATCCTCGCCTTCTGGGAGCACGGCTACGAGGCGACCTCCGTCTCGGACCTCACTCAGGTCATGGGCATCGGCGCCCCCAGCCTCTACGCGGCCTTCGGTGACAAGCGCTCGCTCTTCGACGAGGTCGTACGGGAGTACGGCGAGAGGTACGGCTCGTTCGGCGACCGGGCCTTCGCCGAGGAGCCGACGGCCCGGGCCGGGGTCGAGCGGATGCTGCGCGAGGCCGCGGCCGAGTACACCGAGCCGGGCCGCCCGCATGGCTGCCTGATCGTCCACGCGGCCACCAACTGCACGACCTCGGAGGTGGAGGAGTCCCTCCGTGAGCGGCGCAACGCGAACATCGCCGCCATCGAGAGCCGCATCAGGTCCGGCGTCGCCGCAGGTGAGCTGCCTGCGGACACCGACGCGGCGGCCCTGGCCCGGCACGCCGGCGCCATGATCCAGGGCATGTCCCAGCAGGCCCGCGACGGCGCCACCAAGGAAGAGCTGGAGGCGCTCGCCGAACTTGCCATGCGAATCTGGCCCCGCTCGTGA
- a CDS encoding SDR family oxidoreductase gives MGVLTGRTALVTGASRGIGRGIAERLGRDGARVGVHYGRSEAAAKETVATIEAAGGSAFAIHAELGAPRDAAALWEEFDRHADGVDILVNNAGIGTTPPIEEIDEETYDQVFAVNVKAPFFIVRHGLERLRDGGRVVNISSGLARAAAFPHLIAYAMTKGALDVFSRDLSKVLGARGITVNSLAPGIVDTDNTAELLYGTTDGWAKAAAISALGRVGETADIADAVAFLASDQGRWVTGHWMDATGGSLT, from the coding sequence ATGGGCGTGCTCACGGGCAGGACGGCACTCGTCACCGGGGCGAGCAGGGGTATCGGACGCGGGATCGCCGAGCGGCTCGGCCGCGACGGGGCGCGGGTCGGGGTGCACTACGGCAGGAGCGAGGCGGCCGCGAAGGAGACGGTGGCGACGATCGAGGCGGCCGGCGGCTCGGCGTTCGCGATCCACGCGGAGCTCGGGGCGCCGAGGGACGCGGCGGCCCTGTGGGAGGAGTTCGACCGGCACGCGGACGGGGTGGACATCCTGGTGAACAACGCCGGGATCGGTACGACGCCACCGATCGAGGAGATCGACGAGGAGACGTACGACCAGGTCTTCGCGGTGAATGTGAAGGCGCCGTTCTTCATCGTCAGGCACGGCCTGGAGCGCCTGCGCGACGGCGGCCGGGTCGTCAACATCTCCTCGGGGCTGGCACGGGCTGCGGCCTTCCCCCACCTGATCGCCTACGCGATGACGAAGGGCGCCCTGGACGTCTTCTCCCGGGACCTGTCCAAGGTGCTGGGCGCCCGCGGCATCACCGTGAACTCGCTGGCGCCGGGCATCGTCGACACCGACAACACGGCCGAGCTGCTGTACGGCACTACCGACGGGTGGGCGAAGGCCGCGGCGATATCGGCGCTCGGCCGGGTGGGCGAGACCGCCGACATCGCCGACGCGGTGGCCTTCCTCGCCTCGGACCAGGGGCGGTGGGTGACCGGGCACTGGATGGACGCGACGGGAGGTTCGCTGACCTGA
- a CDS encoding SIS domain-containing protein, whose protein sequence is MTATPPDPQPDAQPVPAESDRPGRIMAREMAEQPAVLRRILEEGAPRIQDVAQRVAARKPRFVLLTARGTSDNAALYAKYLLEIRLGLPCGLTSMSTTTAYGARPDLTDVLVITVSQSGGSPDLVASTRAAREAGAITLAVTNNPDSPLAAVSEYHLDIMAGPEKALPATKTYTASLLALYLFVEGLRGGDGAQAKVLPDLAEHLLARQDEIRTLASRYRFAERMVITSRGYGYPTAKEAALKLMETSYIPALSYSGADLLHGPLAMVDNISPVIAVVTDGRGGAALQPVLDRLRGRGADLVVIGPRPQVELASAGFVLPTEGVAEEVQPILEILPLQLLAYEVTIARGQDPDAPRALAKVTETR, encoded by the coding sequence ATGACCGCCACCCCGCCGGACCCCCAGCCCGACGCGCAGCCGGTACCCGCCGAGTCCGACCGCCCGGGCCGGATCATGGCCCGCGAGATGGCCGAGCAGCCCGCCGTCCTGCGGCGGATCCTGGAGGAGGGAGCCCCGCGCATCCAGGACGTGGCCCAGCGGGTGGCCGCCCGCAAGCCCCGATTCGTACTGCTCACCGCCCGGGGGACCTCCGACAACGCCGCCCTCTACGCCAAGTACCTCCTGGAGATCCGCCTCGGCCTGCCGTGCGGCCTCACCTCCATGTCGACCACGACGGCCTACGGCGCCCGCCCCGACCTCACCGACGTCCTGGTGATCACGGTCAGCCAGTCCGGCGGCTCCCCGGACCTGGTGGCCTCGACCCGGGCCGCCCGCGAGGCCGGCGCCATCACGCTCGCGGTGACCAACAACCCGGACTCACCCCTGGCCGCCGTCTCCGAGTACCACCTTGACATCATGGCCGGGCCGGAGAAGGCGCTCCCCGCGACCAAGACCTACACCGCCTCCCTCCTCGCCCTCTATCTCTTCGTCGAAGGACTGCGCGGCGGTGACGGCGCCCAGGCCAAGGTGCTCCCCGACCTCGCCGAGCACCTGCTGGCCCGCCAGGACGAGATCCGCACCCTCGCCTCGCGCTACCGCTTCGCCGAGCGCATGGTCATCACCTCTCGCGGCTACGGCTACCCCACCGCCAAGGAAGCCGCCCTCAAACTGATGGAGACCAGCTACATCCCCGCCCTCTCCTACTCCGGCGCGGACCTGCTGCACGGCCCGCTCGCCATGGTCGACAACATCTCCCCGGTCATCGCGGTCGTCACCGACGGCAGGGGCGGCGCGGCACTCCAGCCCGTGCTCGACCGGCTGCGCGGACGCGGCGCCGACCTCGTCGTCATCGGCCCCCGCCCCCAGGTCGAACTGGCCTCCGCCGGCTTCGTCCTGCCCACCGAGGGCGTGGCCGAGGAGGTCCAGCCGATCCTGGAGATCCTCCCGCTCCAACTCCTCGCCTACGAGGTGACCATCGCCCGCGGCCAGGACCCGGACGCGCCCCGCGCCCTCGCGAAGGTCACGGAAACCCGCTGA
- the nagB gene encoding glucosamine-6-phosphate deaminase has protein sequence MEVVIVSDAKAGGELIAEAMAELLRHKPDALLGVATGSTPLPIYEALAAKVLSGAVDASRARVAQLDEYVGLPAEHPESYRSVLRREVLEPLGLNVDSFMGPDGTAEDVRAACEAYDKALAEAGGVDLQLLGIGTDGHIGFNEPCSSLASRTRIKTLTEQTRVDNARFFEGDIEQVPHHVITQGIGTILEARHLVLLATGEGKADAVAATVEGPIAAVCPASALQLHPHATVVVDEAAASKLKLADYFRHTYANKPDWQGI, from the coding sequence GTGGAAGTTGTCATCGTTTCGGACGCCAAGGCGGGTGGCGAGCTCATTGCCGAGGCCATGGCGGAGCTGCTCCGGCACAAGCCCGACGCGCTGCTCGGGGTGGCCACCGGCTCGACGCCGCTGCCCATCTATGAGGCGCTGGCGGCGAAGGTGCTTTCCGGGGCCGTGGACGCCTCGCGGGCGCGGGTGGCGCAGCTCGACGAGTACGTGGGACTGCCGGCCGAGCATCCCGAGTCGTACCGGTCGGTGCTGCGGCGCGAGGTGCTGGAGCCGTTGGGGCTGAACGTCGACTCATTCATGGGGCCGGACGGGACCGCCGAGGACGTGCGGGCCGCGTGCGAGGCGTACGACAAGGCGCTCGCCGAGGCGGGCGGGGTCGATCTCCAGCTCCTCGGGATCGGGACCGACGGGCACATAGGGTTCAACGAGCCGTGCTCGTCGCTCGCCTCGCGCACACGGATCAAGACCCTCACCGAGCAGACGCGGGTGGACAACGCTCGGTTCTTCGAGGGCGACATCGAGCAGGTGCCGCATCACGTGATCACCCAGGGGATCGGGACGATCCTGGAGGCACGGCATCTGGTGCTGCTCGCCACGGGTGAGGGCAAGGCCGATGCCGTGGCGGCGACGGTCGAGGGGCCCATCGCCGCGGTGTGCCCCGCGTCGGCGCTCCAGTTGCATCCGCATGCCACGGTCGTCGTGGACGAGGCGGCCGCGTCCAAGCTGAAGCTCGCGGACTACTTCCGGCACACGTACGCCAACAAGCCGGACTGGCAGGGCATTTAG
- a CDS encoding glycoside hydrolase family 3 protein yields the protein MTTIASGTDTLTRDALAVLQPGFTGTSAPSWLLRRLGEGLASVGLFGRNIATSAQVAALTSQLRAERDDVLVAIDEEGGDVTRLEVRTGSSFPGNHALGAVDDTALTEAVAHELGRRLAACGVNLNWAPSADINSNVDNPVIGVRSFGADTSLVARHTAAYVSGLQSAGVAACTKHFPGHGDTAVDSHHAMPRIDAELPVLESRELMPFRAAIEAGTRAVMSAHILVPALDPVHPATLSRRILTGLLREELGYDGLIVTDGMEMQAISATYGIERGSVLAIAAGADAICVGGGLSDEPTVLRLRDALVAAVRSGELPEERLADAAARVRALAAWTASTQTTTPSPSVNGGAPGGTSGPGSSSGAGSAAGSHAGSAASTDVGLVAARRALTVTRGAHFAPVTEAPYVAALTPVANIAVGDETPWGVAAELRRMLPGTETGSFTGERAGAEALAAAGSRRVVAVVRDAHRHTWMAEALDILLAARPDTVVVEMGVPQSPPRGALHIATHGAARVCGLAAAEAIAGA from the coding sequence ATGACCACCATCGCCTCCGGCACGGACACGCTGACCCGTGACGCCCTTGCCGTCCTGCAGCCCGGTTTCACCGGGACCTCGGCTCCCTCCTGGCTGCTGCGGCGGCTGGGCGAAGGCCTCGCCTCCGTCGGCCTGTTCGGCCGCAACATCGCCACCTCCGCCCAAGTGGCCGCCCTGACGTCCCAGTTGCGCGCGGAACGCGACGACGTGCTGGTCGCCATCGACGAGGAGGGCGGTGACGTGACCCGCCTGGAGGTCCGTACGGGATCCTCCTTCCCCGGCAACCACGCGCTGGGCGCGGTCGACGACACCGCACTGACCGAGGCGGTCGCCCACGAGCTGGGCCGCCGGCTGGCCGCCTGCGGAGTGAACCTCAACTGGGCGCCGTCCGCCGACATCAACTCCAACGTCGACAACCCCGTGATCGGCGTACGGTCCTTCGGCGCCGACACCTCACTGGTGGCCCGGCACACGGCCGCGTACGTCTCCGGACTGCAGTCCGCCGGGGTCGCCGCCTGCACCAAGCACTTCCCGGGGCACGGCGACACGGCGGTCGACTCGCACCACGCGATGCCGCGCATCGACGCGGAGCTCCCGGTCCTGGAGTCCCGCGAACTGATGCCGTTCCGCGCGGCCATCGAGGCGGGCACGCGTGCCGTGATGAGCGCGCACATCCTGGTCCCGGCCCTGGACCCCGTCCACCCCGCGACCCTCTCGCGCCGCATCCTCACCGGGCTGCTCCGCGAGGAACTGGGCTACGACGGCCTGATCGTCACCGACGGCATGGAGATGCAGGCCATCTCGGCGACCTACGGCATCGAACGGGGCAGCGTCCTCGCGATCGCCGCCGGCGCCGACGCCATCTGCGTGGGCGGAGGCCTCTCCGACGAGCCGACGGTCCTGCGCCTGCGCGACGCCCTGGTCGCGGCTGTCCGCTCGGGCGAACTCCCCGAGGAACGCCTGGCGGACGCGGCGGCCCGCGTCAGGGCACTGGCGGCCTGGACGGCTTCGACGCAGACGACGACTCCCTCGCCTTCGGTGAACGGGGGCGCGCCGGGCGGGACTTCAGGGCCGGGCTCGTCCTCCGGAGCAGGTTCCGCAGCGGGGTCCCATGCCGGGTCCGCTGCGAGCACCGACGTCGGGCTGGTGGCGGCCCGGCGCGCGCTGACGGTCACGCGCGGAGCGCACTTCGCGCCGGTCACCGAGGCTCCGTACGTCGCCGCCCTCACCCCCGTCGCCAACATCGCCGTCGGTGACGAGACCCCGTGGGGCGTCGCCGCCGAACTGCGGAGGATGCTGCCGGGCACGGAGACCGGGAGCTTCACGGGGGAGCGGGCCGGGGCCGAGGCCCTCGCGGCGGCCGGCTCCCGCCGCGTGGTCGCGGTGGTCCGTGACGCCCACCGCCACACCTGGATGGCCGAGGCCCTCGACATCCTGCTCGCCGCCCGCCCCGACACGGTCGTGGTCGAGATGGGCGTGCCCCAGTCACCGCCCCGGGGCGCCCTCCACATCGCCACGCACGGCGCGGCCCGCGTCTGCGGCCTCGCGGCGGCGGAGGCCATCGCGGGGGCGTAG
- a CDS encoding carbohydrate ABC transporter permease, whose translation MKRSLMARLWPNATALVLFVVFAFPVYWMFATSLKPAGDIIADDPVFLPTDITFDHFQKALDADHFWTLVGNSLTVTVLAVVFSLVIALLASFALARMRFKGRRGFILTFMIAQMAPWEVMVIAIYIIVRDADLLNSLVPLTVFYMIMVLPFTVLTLRGYVAAVPKELEESAMVDGCTRRQAFVKVILPLLAPGLMATSLFGFITAWNEFPLVLILNKDAEKQTLPLWLSSFQTTFGDDWGATMAAASLFAVPILVLFVFLQRKAVSGLTSGAVKG comes from the coding sequence GTGAAGCGCTCCCTGATGGCCCGGCTGTGGCCCAACGCGACGGCCCTCGTGCTCTTCGTGGTCTTCGCGTTCCCCGTCTACTGGATGTTCGCGACCTCGCTGAAGCCGGCCGGCGACATCATCGCCGACGACCCGGTCTTCCTGCCGACCGACATCACGTTCGACCACTTCCAGAAGGCGCTCGACGCCGACCACTTCTGGACGCTCGTCGGCAACTCCCTGACGGTGACCGTCCTCGCGGTGGTCTTCTCCCTCGTCATCGCGCTGCTCGCGTCCTTCGCGCTGGCCCGGATGCGGTTCAAGGGCCGTCGCGGATTCATCCTGACCTTCATGATCGCGCAGATGGCGCCCTGGGAGGTCATGGTCATCGCGATCTACATCATCGTGCGTGACGCCGACCTGCTGAACAGCCTCGTCCCGCTCACCGTCTTCTACATGATCATGGTGCTGCCCTTCACCGTCCTGACGCTGCGCGGATACGTTGCCGCCGTGCCGAAGGAACTGGAGGAGTCGGCGATGGTGGACGGCTGCACCCGCAGGCAGGCCTTCGTGAAGGTCATCCTCCCGCTGCTCGCCCCGGGACTGATGGCGACCTCGCTCTTCGGCTTCATCACGGCGTGGAACGAGTTCCCGCTGGTCCTGATCCTCAACAAGGACGCCGAGAAGCAGACGCTCCCGCTGTGGCTCTCCAGCTTCCAGACGACGTTCGGCGACGACTGGGGGGCCACCATGGCGGCGGCCTCGCTCTTCGCCGTCCCGATCCTGGTCCTCTTCGTCTTCCTCCAGCGCAAGGCCGTCAGCGGACTCACCTCCGGCGCGGTGAAGGGATAA
- a CDS encoding carbohydrate ABC transporter permease, protein MSVQTERTDTGTAAAPGVRKTDVTPPGDTGPARRRGGASAPYLLLLPALLATVILLGWPLVKNGVLSFQNLNPRQLILHLTEWRGFDNYTDVLSGSDFWKVVQRTVVFTAVNVALIMLLGTLVGLLLARLGKRMRLLLMLGLVLAWAMPVIAATTVYQWLFAQRFGVVNWLLAKAGWTSMADYNWFGTQLSTFSVITLLIVWQSIPFVAINLYAATTTIPKELYEAASIDGAGTWKSFTHVTFPFMRPFLWATTFLEVIWVFKAFPQIFAMNRGGPDRLTETLPIYAFVEGPGNQHYGMGAAISFLTILILLGLTAYYLRTVLKQEEDEL, encoded by the coding sequence ATGTCAGTGCAGACCGAACGCACGGACACAGGCACGGCCGCGGCGCCCGGTGTCCGTAAAACCGACGTAACCCCGCCCGGCGACACGGGCCCGGCGAGAAGACGCGGCGGCGCGTCCGCCCCGTATCTGCTTCTGCTGCCCGCCCTGCTCGCCACGGTGATCCTGCTCGGCTGGCCGCTGGTCAAGAACGGCGTGCTGTCGTTCCAGAACCTCAACCCGCGCCAGCTGATCCTGCACCTCACCGAGTGGCGGGGGTTCGACAACTACACGGACGTCCTGAGCGGTTCGGACTTCTGGAAGGTCGTCCAGCGGACGGTCGTCTTCACCGCCGTGAACGTCGCCCTCATCATGCTGCTCGGCACGCTCGTCGGCCTGCTCCTCGCCCGCCTCGGCAAGCGCATGCGGCTGCTGCTGATGCTCGGTCTGGTGCTGGCCTGGGCGATGCCGGTGATCGCCGCGACCACGGTCTACCAGTGGCTGTTCGCCCAGCGCTTCGGCGTCGTCAACTGGCTGCTCGCCAAGGCGGGCTGGACGTCGATGGCCGACTACAACTGGTTCGGCACCCAGCTCTCCACCTTCTCCGTGATCACCCTGCTGATCGTCTGGCAGTCGATCCCGTTCGTGGCGATCAACCTGTACGCCGCCACCACCACCATCCCGAAAGAGCTGTACGAGGCCGCCTCGATCGACGGGGCCGGCACGTGGAAGAGCTTCACCCACGTGACCTTTCCCTTCATGCGGCCGTTCCTGTGGGCGACGACCTTCCTCGAGGTCATCTGGGTCTTCAAGGCGTTCCCGCAGATCTTCGCCATGAACAGGGGCGGTCCCGACCGGCTCACCGAGACCCTGCCGATCTACGCGTTCGTCGAGGGCCCCGGCAACCAGCACTACGGGATGGGAGCGGCGATCTCGTTCCTGACGATCCTCATCCTGCTCGGCCTGACGGCCTACTACCTGCGTACCGTTCTCAAGCAAGAGGAGGACGAGCTGTGA
- a CDS encoding extracellular solute-binding protein — protein MKRKLIAAVGVAGMLMSVAACGGDDGDGGEKTGADGFKGQTLTVWAMDGSTPPGWTKDLTAAFEKKTKAKLKFETQQWNGIQQKITTSLSEDNPPDVLEVGNTQTPAYAATGGLADLSDLKSEIGADWTEALNESSVFDGKQYAAPWYFANRVVVYNKKVWAEAGIKDTPKTRAEFFEDLKAIDKKTDAEPLYLPGQNWYFFDGLTIGQGADLVKKDGDKYVSNLADPKVGKAMEIYKEYQAFSKAPKDKDEATPQQAEVFAKGNVGAFIGMGWEAGTAIAANKKIEKDIGYFTIPGETADKPEGVFLGGSNFAVAAGSKKQELAKEFLKIALSDKFEGALAKENGVIPNKESLQTNLSANPAAVAAAPAAAGGGTTPLIPEWAAVENDPNPIKSYMTAVLKGKSPAEAAKQVEAEINKRLAQSS, from the coding sequence GTGAAGCGCAAGCTCATTGCGGCTGTCGGTGTCGCGGGCATGTTGATGTCTGTCGCGGCGTGTGGCGGCGACGACGGTGACGGTGGCGAGAAGACGGGGGCCGACGGTTTCAAGGGCCAGACCCTGACCGTCTGGGCCATGGACGGCTCCACGCCGCCCGGCTGGACCAAGGACCTCACGGCCGCCTTCGAGAAGAAGACGAAGGCCAAGCTGAAGTTCGAGACCCAGCAGTGGAACGGCATCCAGCAGAAGATCACCACCTCGCTCTCCGAGGACAACCCGCCGGACGTCCTGGAGGTCGGCAACACCCAGACCCCGGCGTACGCGGCCACCGGCGGTCTCGCCGACCTGTCGGACCTCAAGTCGGAGATAGGCGCCGACTGGACCGAGGCCCTCAACGAGTCCTCCGTCTTCGACGGCAAGCAGTACGCGGCCCCGTGGTACTTCGCCAACCGTGTCGTCGTCTACAACAAGAAGGTCTGGGCCGAGGCGGGCATCAAGGACACCCCCAAGACGAGGGCCGAGTTCTTCGAGGACCTGAAGGCCATCGACAAGAAGACCGACGCCGAGCCGCTCTACCTGCCCGGCCAGAACTGGTACTTCTTCGACGGTCTGACCATCGGCCAGGGCGCCGACCTGGTGAAGAAGGACGGCGACAAGTACGTCTCCAACCTCGCGGACCCGAAGGTCGGCAAGGCCATGGAGATCTACAAGGAGTACCAGGCCTTCTCCAAGGCACCCAAGGACAAGGACGAGGCGACCCCGCAGCAGGCCGAGGTCTTCGCCAAGGGCAACGTCGGCGCCTTCATCGGCATGGGCTGGGAGGCCGGCACGGCCATCGCCGCCAACAAGAAGATCGAGAAGGACATCGGCTACTTCACCATCCCCGGTGAGACGGCCGACAAGCCCGAGGGTGTCTTCCTCGGCGGCTCCAACTTCGCGGTCGCCGCGGGCAGCAAGAAGCAGGAGCTCGCCAAGGAGTTCCTGAAGATCGCGCTGTCGGACAAGTTCGAGGGCGCGCTCGCCAAGGAGAACGGCGTCATCCCGAACAAGGAGTCGCTGCAGACCAACCTGTCGGCCAACCCCGCCGCGGTGGCCGCCGCCCCGGCCGCGGCCGGCGGTGGCACCACGCCGCTGATCCCCGAGTGGGCCGCCGTGGAGAACGACCCGAACCCGATCAAGAGCTACATGACCGCGGTTCTGAAGGGCAAGTCGCCCGCCGAGGCCGCCAAGCAGGTCGAGGCGGAGATCAACAAGCGGCTCGCACAGAGCAGCTGA
- a CDS encoding GntR family transcriptional regulator has translation MSTDVSSAENEGGAPIRTARVPKYYRLKKHLLDMTETLPPGTPVPPERTLAAEFDTSRTTVRQALQELVVEGRLERIQGKGTFVAKPKVSQALQLTSYTEDMRAQGLEPTSQLLDIGYITADETLAGLLDITAGGRVLRIERLRLASGEPMAIETTHLSAKRFPALRRSLVKYTSLYTALAEVYDVHLAEAEETIETSLATPREAGLLGTDVGLPMLMLSRHSLDRGGLPVEWVRSVYRGDRYKFVARLKRPVE, from the coding sequence ATGAGCACCGACGTCAGCAGTGCGGAGAACGAGGGTGGGGCCCCCATCCGTACCGCGCGCGTGCCCAAGTACTACCGCCTCAAGAAGCATCTGCTCGACATGACGGAGACACTGCCGCCCGGCACACCGGTACCGCCCGAGCGCACCCTCGCCGCAGAGTTCGACACCTCGCGCACGACCGTGCGCCAGGCCCTTCAGGAGCTGGTCGTCGAGGGGCGCCTGGAGCGCATCCAGGGCAAGGGCACGTTCGTCGCCAAGCCGAAGGTCTCGCAGGCGCTCCAACTCACCTCGTACACCGAGGACATGAGGGCCCAGGGCCTCGAACCCACCTCGCAGCTCCTGGACATCGGCTACATCACCGCCGACGAGACGCTCGCCGGGCTGCTCGACATCACCGCCGGCGGACGCGTTCTGCGCATCGAGCGGCTGCGGCTCGCGAGCGGGGAACCGATGGCGATCGAGACGACGCATCTGTCCGCGAAGCGGTTTCCCGCGTTGCGGCGGTCGCTCGTGAAGTACACCTCGCTGTACACGGCGTTGGCCGAGGTGTACGACGTTCATCTCGCCGAGGCCGAGGAGACGATCGAGACGTCGCTGGCGACTCCTCGGGAGGCCGGCCTTCTCGGTACGGATGTGGGACTGCCGATGCTGATGCTGTCCCGGCACTCGCTGGACAGGGGCGGGCTGCCGGTGGAGTGGGTGCGGTCGGTGTACCGGGGGGACCGGTACAAGTTCGTTGCGCGTCTCAAGAGGCCCGTGGAATAG